From Curtobacterium sp. MCBA15_012:
TCGGGCTCGTCGCCTCGCTGCTGCTGCGTCGACGGCTCGTCCGACTGACACTCGGCGTGCAGCCCGAGGAGCTCGTGACGCTCGTGCAGAACCAGCAGGCCGTGCTCGGCGGGGTCGACGAGGGCGTGCTCGCGACGCGGCCGGACGGCACCGTGACCGTCTGCAACCCCGAGGCCGCGCGCCTGCTCGCACTGGCGGACCCGGTCGGTCGGCCGGTGCGGGAGCTCGCGCTGCCCGTCGGCCTCGCGGCCGCGCTCGACCCCGGGGCCTCGGTCCCGTCGAGCACGACCGTCGTCGCCGGCACGCGCGTGCTGCTCGTCGACGTCCGCTCGGTCACCCGCGACGGGGTCGACCTCGGCCGCGTCGCCGTGCTGCGGGACCGCACCGACGTCGAGGCGCTGTCCCGGCGGCTCGACGCGGTCGGCTCGCTCACCGAGGCCCTGCGCGCGCAGCGGCACGAGTTCGCGAACCGCCTGCACGCGATCGCCGGACTGCTCGACCTCGGCGAGACCGGACGTGCCCGCTCGTACCTCGCCGACGTGCAGGAGCGCGGGCCGCTGCGCTACCCGGTGCAGCACGCCGACCGGCTGACCGAGCCGTACCTGCAGGCGTTCCTCGGCGCGAAGGGCGTCGAGGCGGCCGAGCGCGGGGTGCTCCTGCGGATCGGCGCCGAGACGATGATGCAGGGCACCGTCACCGACCCGGGCGACTGCACGACCGTGCTCGGCAACCTCGTGGACAACGCCGTGACCGCGGCACTGCAGGGCGACGACCCGACGCCGTGGGTCGAGGTCGAGGTGCTCGACGACGGCGCGGTGCTGCACCTGTCGGTGATGGACTCCGGTCAGGGGGTCGCCGACGGGGTGGACCCGTTCGCGCGGCGGTCCCCCGTCGTCGACCCGGCAGCGACCGGCGACCCGGGCGGTCCCGACCCGGACCGGGCGCACGGGTGGGGCATCGGGCTCCCCCTGTCGCGGGAGGTCGCCCGTCGGCGCGGCGGGGACGTGTGGCTCGCCTCGGCGGGCGGGGACGACCACGGCGCGGTGTTCTGCGCCCGACTCGAAGGGGTGGTGCGACCGTGACCGACGACGCGACCGTGCTCGTGGTGGACGACGACTTCCACGTCGCCGAGCTGCACCGACGCCAGGTCGACCAGGTCCCGGGCTTCCGGGCGCTCGACCCGGTCGGGACGATCGCCGCAGCGCGGTCGGTCCTCGCGAGCACCCCGGTCGACCTCGTGCTCGTCGACGTCTACCTGCCCGACGGCAGCGGGATCGACCTGCTGCGGGCGGTCGACACGGACGCCTTCGTGCTCAGCGCCGCCTCGGACGCCGGGACCGTGCGCCGGGCGATGCGGCACGGGGCCCTCGCGTACCTCATCAAGCCGTTCGGGTCGGGCGTGCTCGCCGAGCGGCTCCGGGCGTACGCGCGCTCCCGGAACGTGCTCGACGAGCGCGCGACCCTCGACCAGGAGGCCGTCGAGCGGGCGTTCCGGATCCTGCACGCCGGGGACGGCGGCGGGGCGTCCCCCTCCCGTGCGGCGACCGCGGCGCTCGTGCTCGAGCAGCTCTCCGCCGAGGTCGAGCGGTCGGCCGCCGAGGTCGCCGGCGCGATCGGGGTGTCCCGGGCGACGGCGCAGCGGTACCTGGCGCAGCTCACCGCGGACGGGACGGTGACGATGCAGCTGCG
This genomic window contains:
- a CDS encoding ATP-binding protein — its product is MTDDRSRRRPRLRFATQVLVLQLVVVVAVVLLTSAVFVRVEVARLERAAEGTALAIAQSVAAQDDVRTEVARLSVDGTALDRTALADGPVQQAALAAQRRTGALFVVVTDDRGVRLAHPDPDRIGEMVSTSPDAALRGRETVSWARGTLGESARAKVPVYAPGADATRADATRADADGTDGADASRASRPGTGVVGEVSVGFTRDRVYDTLVEDSVPVVGAAVAAVLLGLVASLLLRRRLVRLTLGVQPEELVTLVQNQQAVLGGVDEGVLATRPDGTVTVCNPEAARLLALADPVGRPVRELALPVGLAAALDPGASVPSSTTVVAGTRVLLVDVRSVTRDGVDLGRVAVLRDRTDVEALSRRLDAVGSLTEALRAQRHEFANRLHAIAGLLDLGETGRARSYLADVQERGPLRYPVQHADRLTEPYLQAFLGAKGVEAAERGVLLRIGAETMMQGTVTDPGDCTTVLGNLVDNAVTAALQGDDPTPWVEVEVLDDGAVLHLSVMDSGQGVADGVDPFARRSPVVDPAATGDPGGPDPDRAHGWGIGLPLSREVARRRGGDVWLASAGGDDHGAVFCARLEGVVRP
- a CDS encoding response regulator; protein product: MTDDATVLVVDDDFHVAELHRRQVDQVPGFRALDPVGTIAAARSVLASTPVDLVLVDVYLPDGSGIDLLRAVDTDAFVLSAASDAGTVRRAMRHGALAYLIKPFGSGVLAERLRAYARSRNVLDERATLDQEAVERAFRILHAGDGGGASPSRAATAALVLEQLSAEVERSAAEVAGAIGVSRATAQRYLAQLTADGTVTMQLRYGAAGRPEHRYTRR